ATCTGATGCAGCAACATTTATAACAGGTGTCAACCTTCCAGTGGATGGAGGTCGACATGCAATGTGTCCACGGTAGCACTCTGCCACCATGATTGTGCTGccataaaagtaaataaataaacgcaGTTGGACCCAATCTGAATGTTGTAATCCTTAATGTAGTATACATACTGATTTGATgtccacatttatttttatatagcaCATATAATGAACATTAACAGAAGCAAGCGCACATTTCATGCAGTATCTGcagttatttattaatgagtcacaGCAATTCTCTCCAAATTCTGGCATGTTTACACAGATGGAAGTATGGAAACATTCATTATATACCAAGAGTTGTACATAGTGTTGAAATACAGCTGTCTGCAAATGAGGAAGTAATACGTTAGCATTCAAAACTGAAATATGGTCTGATCAGATATActgtaacaatatattttaatctttaCAAAAGATAATACACAGTCAAATGATGCCAAAGCAACATTCAAAATCAGTTCAGTACATTTAATCTTCCTTTACCtgcaatatgcaaaaaaaaaagacattaaaccTGACCGAATGTACATGCATCTACCAATCAGCAGACACGTAATTTAGTTCTTGTAATTTAGTGTACTTTTAATGacttaaagcagtggttctcagtTTTTTTGACTTAAAGTAGTGGTTCTCAACATTTTGACTCACTCCTTTGTCCAGgacctgctcctggagggccactgtcctgccaagtttagctccaacttgcctggaagtttctagtatgaaTAGCAAGACCTTGATTACCTCttttaggtgtgtttgattggggttggagctgaactctgcaggacagtggcccttcaGGAGCAGGATTGAAGACCCCTATCCAAGACAATATTTCAAGTTCATCTAGGCTGTACCTCtgttgtaattaaaataaacaaaaaaatataatgtcaGTGTTATGTTGTAAATcgtatttttgtgtgtttttgtagaaTTTTAATTAAGATTATGTTcatataattgtatttaaatcattttggcctggtttcacagacagggcttagattaagccagcaGTAGGCTTAGTTaagttaggacatttaagtagcttttataaacatgccttagaaaaaccattactggtgtgcatcttgagacaaaacaatggaacTGACaaattttaagatatgtcagtgcaagttgctttcagttaagacagctcaaacatacattttagggagtgttcacacttgtagttcagttctcttggttcttttggtctggaTCAAAAAAGTCCTGGTTCGCttagcgttcacactgtcatttttaacatcGAACCTACAGAtacaaaggaaaaacaaaaaatgatttgttATGATTTgtcgaacatccaaaacaatgctgtgtgctgggctaaatgtGCTGTATGTGCGTACATATGAAGCTGACAACtcatgaagagcttataaaatctttaaaggagtcaaaacagtgccaggaatccctccgtcacacgcacaaacgaagatctgctgcaaggagaCTGTGATGGGCAACATTGCGACTTTGACGAGAAAAAAacaggtatgcttgagcattctgtcctttttaggttcgcatcttgtgacatcatgtcctagttttggttcgtttacaagtctttggtctgtgttgcattcatatttcatttcaaacgcaccagagttcgttcgGAAGTGGAACAAGATCCGTCTTTTCAGTGGTCTCGGTACGCTTGTTTGGTGTGCACCAGGGTTTGGATGGCAGCGTTCttacttattcaaatgaaccgcactaacagagtaatagcaccagagtttgttttaatcgaaccaaacatgccgagtgtgaacacaccctttcCTCTGAAACCAGGCATTTAAGACTTACTGGGTCCCTCTTGGAAGTTTGCCAAGTCCACCTAGTGGACCCTGGCCCCAtttttgagaaccactgatgtaCAGAATTGTGTCTGCAAGACAAAGTCAGTGTAACTTATATTAATATGAGTTTATAATCCTTCAAGCAAACTGCCTTCGTTAGCATTGTCAAAACTGTTTTTTCCATGGATCTGCTTCAGGTGTTTACGGAGAACTGGTTTATGTGCAAACACCATGTCACAGTAATTACAACGGTGTGGTTTGTCCCCACTGTGAAGGTTCAGGTGGTCTAGCAGCGAGCACTTCTGGGTAAAAGTCTTTCCACATATCTTACATTGGAAGGGTTTGATGCCGGCATGGACACGCATGTGCCGGTGCAGGTTTCCTTTCTGTGTAAACGTCTTTCCGCACAAGAGGCACATAAACAGCTTGTGCATCTTCAGATGGTTGGCGTAGTTCTCCAGTTGACGGAACACGCGAGCACATTTCGGGCACTGGTGGTACCACTGCATTCCTTTATCGGCATTCCTTGAGCATCCCCAAAGATTCCCCTTCCCGGAGCCACTGGTTCCGGGTGGGGACAGCGAATATTCAGCCGCAGGGTTAGCGGTGAGCTCGGTGGACCGGGTTTCCACTGTGGAGTTTATCAGGGAGTGTTGTGGCTCAGGGGAGCGCAGTGTTGGAGAGCGACTTGTGCGAGTCTGGAAGTTATCAGGCATCCGCTCTTCTATTGATTCAACCTTAACAATGCTAATGGGACTGTCCTCTTCTCTATTGTTGCTCTGAGAGTTTCTAAACACAGGCGGAGATTTGGGCTGTATGatcacatcatcatcatcgtcgtCATCTTCATTGAAGTCATCTTCTCCGTCATTGTCCACCTCATCCTCTTCATCACATACCGTCTCCACAGCTGGTGGCCCACGCTGTGCGTTGTAGTCCGAGCGCTGTCGAGATGATGCACGTTCGTCTTTGACCTCGTGTggttttatgaatttatttagaGCTTCGGTGCACTGCTCTACTATATGACCCATCTGTAGGAAGCTAGCAACTGTTAAATAATGTACTAATTCCAGTTCTGGGAACTCAAGGGTCCCAGTGTAACAAGACAATAGAAGCCTCTGTCCAACCTCTGCATCCTGTTGTGTAGATATTTGTACTTCATGTGAGTCCTGAAGTACAAACTGGTCTCTAAGGAAAGGGGAGCCAGCAGCAAATACCACTTTGTGTCCAGGCACTTCCAATTCATTGATGCGGATTACTACATCACAGAAACGTCTGTCTCGACGAAGAGCATCCATCTTTTGAAGCATGGAGTCCCCGAAAGTGGGAAAGTTGAATTGTAGTATCACCCCGTCCTGAGCCATGGTATACTATTagaaaaatgtacaatttaGTAGACATAACAGATTTAAATCTATTATAatcctgctgaaaaatccagcattactggtcaccagcataaggtatgtttatgctggatttttcagcagggaaccATCTCATTTGTGTCTAcctgtaataatattacaggtaataataatattctgtTTCCAAACGCACGTgtttagttaaaacatttataaggCACATAAATGTcatgatatttaaatgtatatgctgGTCTATATTTTCTAATAGCACGAACGTTTTAAGTTGACACGATGATGTTAGTGTGGTTAGTATAGGCCTGGAAATTGTACAGAGCTAAACCAGAAAGACTGGATGGAAGACAGTAAAGAATGAAGGAAAACTGACGATGAAGACATATCGTCAcaggaatgaagtaaatatatttttttatttaaaatatgaatacctgccgcaattttttttattttctgtctgGGTGTTTTGTTGTCCTGGAGATGAGCATACAGCGCCTGTGCTTTTAGTGTGCTGCTTGAGACGGAAAAGGATGTGCCATGAGACAGCCAAGCTTCCCGATTGGTCGTCAAAATTTAAAGGAGCAGGACACAAATACAGGTGGCTCGTTGTGAAAACAACCCTTACATTCATATCGACTGTTTTAGGattgatttgacttttttaacaacaaaagaaagatTTGTTTTCAGTTAAGAAGTTTAGTCATCCATCAACGgttaaaatacttaaaactaATTAGATATAGAAACTTAAAGAACTATAACATTCCAGTCTTACTTTATTTGATGGCCTGTTTTACTTAGAAGACTGCTCGTCTTCTATTTTTAAAGACGGCGTCTTCTTCTACTtctacttcttcttcttcttcttcttcttattattattattattattattattattattattattattattatccaaTCTGTTGGTGATTTCTCGAGTACAATTAGGTTTCAAAGTTTCATACTTACCACAAGGAGGCAGTGTTATAAAGTGGAAGCGCGTTCACTATATGAAGTTTTATTAATCAAGTTAAAATCTTGATGACTCTCCGTTaattaaattagacatttacAGTAGGCTACAGCAGTATTTGAGACTGTAATTATGGTCACCCGTGGAGGGAAAAATAGCTATTGACatgtaaaaagtatttttgaaaaattgaaTGGAAGGAATATGATATTAAATACACTGTTGCAGCTGAAAACAAACCCTCTTTATTTGCCGAAGGCAAGACTAGAGGGCGGTTTTAACCAGTCACTTTTATTGTCAGTATGTTTTAAGTTGTAgcctaaataaaacaatacgttttacaagaaaatactatttcagtctttgtagcctactttaaaaatgtaatgtttaattaataatgtGTTAACTTACTTGCCGTTTCTAGACTAATTATTCGTGAAAATTACTAGCAATTTTTATTACTACCCCCTTTTTTAACTACTAAACTAAATAGGATTGTTTATTGTACCAAAAGTAATTTGAGAGAAACTTTAAACATATGTACagttatatgtaaatataacagACATTGATAAATTAAGAACTTTGAATCGTTCCTTTCCTATACTCCCAAAGCTAAGGAAGTAcactttaaaaattttaatatttacccATCCTTAGAACTTCTTGGATATAGATTTAATATTGATCACAATAGTTGTACTTTCTGTGATTCTGAAATTGAAACAAcagtacatttgttttttgactGTTTAGAGACTTTTGGTCTGACATATACGGATGGcttaaaattacaatgaatttaATTACAATGAAATAACTTTTGGTATAATAATGGAAGATGTACACATTCAATTTCTACTgaacaatattttcattttgaaaaaaaatgttatattcatAACTGTAAGTGTCTT
This Ctenopharyngodon idella isolate HZGC_01 chromosome 5, HZGC01, whole genome shotgun sequence DNA region includes the following protein-coding sequences:
- the zbtb26 gene encoding zinc finger and BTB domain-containing protein 26 — encoded protein: MAQDGVILQFNFPTFGDSMLQKMDALRRDRRFCDVVIRINELEVPGHKVVFAAGSPFLRDQFVLQDSHEVQISTQQDAEVGQRLLLSCYTGTLEFPELELVHYLTVASFLQMGHIVEQCTEALNKFIKPHEVKDERASSRQRSDYNAQRGPPAVETVCDEEDEVDNDGEDDFNEDDDDDDDVIIQPKSPPVFRNSQSNNREEDSPISIVKVESIEERMPDNFQTRTSRSPTLRSPEPQHSLINSTVETRSTELTANPAAEYSLSPPGTSGSGKGNLWGCSRNADKGMQWYHQCPKCARVFRQLENYANHLKMHKLFMCLLCGKTFTQKGNLHRHMRVHAGIKPFQCKICGKTFTQKCSLLDHLNLHSGDKPHRCNYCDMVFAHKPVLRKHLKQIHGKNSFDNANEGSLLEGL